The genomic DNA cactgataatactcatatgaaccttctcagttaatagagcaggtagaagaagcttttatagttgaagcacaggagaaagctgaatttgatgataaaatatgctataaaatggagtcaatagaaaaaaaggaaatgtaatgtgagaaagaaaaaggagagggggaataggccaagatatttcatataataagatttttctttattacaatgagctaatgcaatgatatagaaggggggaaggcaaggcggaatgagggaatcttcattgtcatcagaggtggctaggagaggaaacagcatatatactcaatggggtatagacatctggagtaaggagcaaagggggggacagggggaaggtgggatatgagtgatggaggagaggacgGACCATGGGGATTAgagcggtcagatataacacattttctgttttacttcttgcaaggagctgggattggatggcctgtccagcaACATAGGGCCAGGTGGTTTCTGGGTCTATGGGGTGATAGGGGCGtccaaaaacatattaaaaatactattttcagttttttcaatttgttttttacttctcatagttttccttttgttctgattgttctttcatagcatgactaatatggaaatatgtgtaacatgattgtgcatgtattacctatatcagattacttccCATGttagggaggggagggaaaaaactttacaaaaatgaatgttgaaaactatcttttcataaatttggaaattttttttttaaaaaaagagagagaccttTGAGATAAGTCCAAATTCATCATTTTGcttataaggaaattgaggctaagaaacattatcttttgcctctttttatcaTGCTTTCCAGAAAATGAcatcaatgatttttaaagaaaaattttgcatGTAACAATCACTTCTCTCTTACATAACTGGTCCATGGTACTTagtgtcctttttcttttcttttatttggtttttgcaaggcaatggagttgagtgacttgctcaaggtcccacagagaggaaattattaagtgtctaaggttggatttgaactcaggccctcctgacttcagggtcggtgcactatccactggaccacctagctgtccagttACTGTCCTTTTTCTagttatatttaaaaggaattggATAATTAATACAATGAAACAATATAATCAATTATTAACTATCCAAGCTAATAGAGTAAGATTTTTAAAGGTAAATAGCATAAAGATACAAAGAGAATTGCTTATTACTACTGATTTTGGATTGGTGAGAAGGGAAAAGTAGGATCACATGAATGTGCCTGGTAAGATGAGATCCTAGGAAGAGTTGGGCAATAATATCTCAAGAATTTGCCATCTGGTTGACAGCTGAAAGTGGCAGCAATAGTAGCTAATATTATGTATagcatttaaggtttgcaaagagttttactatgttatttcatttgatcttcccaaaaACCCTGTGAAGTAAGGACTATTATTACCCGTATTTTTATAGACTAAGAaactgaaagagagaaaagattaagaaccttgcccaaggtcacacagctagataagtgtctaaggcaggatttaaattcagatctccCTGGAaacagaccaaaaataaaaatggtcaaATACACTTTTAAGGTATTAAAGTATTTCTATGAATACTTGTATATTGCAGACCTTGGTTACTTCATTCATCATCATTCTTTTGAGTCTCAAAAAGATgtcttaaaacttttaaaattataaaagaaaaaaaattaaaagggcagctaggtgacgcattggatagagcaccagccctgtagtcaggagtacctgagttcaaatccggcctcagacacttaataattacctagctgtgtggtcttgggaaagccacttaaccccattgccttgcaaaaataaaataaaaaaataaaaataaaaatttagaaaattaatttttaatttattattatcttttcctaCCTTCATTGAACATTTCCTAGTAgcaactattaaaaaaagaaaaagaaaagcagttccACAAAACAAATAATGTTATCAACCAGGTCTACAAAATTGTACCCCCATAGTCCTCCACCCCctgcaaagaaagaaaggaaggacatattctcaatttttatttgagGTTCAACTGGGTCATTGTAATTACACAacattcaattttattgttctttgtttaTATTATTCTAAGTCATCATATGCACTATTTTCCTAAATATGTTTCCTTTATATTGTaacagttcatttaagtcttcccatGTGGATATGGAAAtcttcatatttgttgtttctttctaATCTattgagccattctccaattgtcaGATATCTGTTTTATTTCCTGCTCTATATTACCATAAAAAAGTTCCACAatgcatatttttacatttattgttTGTGTTTGTTCTTGTTCTAACATTTAGCTATTGAATTGatgttatctcagacaaagtttaaaaagatcaaggtctcctccagtcctgacctatgtcttgccccCTGATCTGTGATGACTCTGGAGTTAATGACTTTGTAttgctctgcctcacttaaaatcAATTCACTAGCacgtcaagacatcaccctcctgatgtctttggtcttcttcaaaggaatgaaggatgaacaacagaaTCAACAAGCaatcagtcatgtctgaatccTCAAGACTCCATCTGCAATTTTCCTgctaaatatacaaaaatatgttttgccgtttccttctccaattcattgtACAGAAAAAGCAAATAGAGTTGTGacccagagttacacagttaCTAAATATTtcagggcagatttgaactaggggaagatgagtttttctctAGGTTCAGAACTCTAAGGAAAAGGAGTTAAGGTTTTAGACTTTGTTGATCTCAAAggtctcttttttaattaaaaaaattttccaatgaTATGTAAACACATTCACTTTGTATGTATTGTGAGAATTAGcctcaagcatttattatttgaaCTCTAAGCCATGCAATCCATCcagtgcatcacctagctgctttttctgtctttgatctccttggaATATGAGCCCAGGTGTCagattatatttttgcaaattgaAGTTAATAATTAATTTCAACTCCCCCCCCTCTTCCCATAACAGGAAACAAGAGGCACAATATTTCCTAGAAAAGcttctttgttgtttttcctaTCTGTTGATATTACTATTTCACCTAATAAATCATTCACTGATAGAAGTAGATGTTTGATATACAGTTAAAATTTAGGAGCGAGTATTCATACTTTCCAATTCATGGGATTATCTCAAATTCAGTTGGTTATTTTCCTCAGCTTGGTGAGGAAAGAGCCTAATATGATTGATTAGTGCTGGGTATGGGGACAGAAAGTTAGCTCAATTGACATCTCTAACACACACCAATTGTGACATCGTTGGTCAATCActtaccttagtttcctaatGTTTCAAAGGGTGTTATAGTATTTACATGATAAAGTTGTAGTAGGCCTATATAATGTTCCACTCAggatattccaaaagtcttagtgcagttttagaCCTTAAACGCTTTGgaacacctaaaaaaattaaagctctaCATACttgtcagttatttttatttggttCATGCCTGCCAAGAAGCCGTTTGTTCCTTCTTCAGGATATGTCATTCTACCTGAAGACCACCTCACTATTCACAAAATTCAAAGCTTCTCTTTGGAGAGATTTAGGTCTTATGAAAACCATGGTGAGAAGGTATACTCCCAATAGCATAGTACAAAAAATTGTTAGGATATTGTAATCAGCTTGATTTTTCCCCATATTTATTGAGGAATAATTTTCCCTGAAAATTCTGTTTGTAAATGATCCACACACCTCTGTTTGAAGAGTCTTGTTTTTCACCAGCAGGTCTGCAAAGTCAGTATGAACTGAGTTAGCTCCCCTTTTGAAGTACAGCATGGAGTTTGGAGAAGAGTCTGCTTCAAGGGGTGGGtcaaaaggagactgaaaagagaAATTGCAAGTATTTGAGCCTTTACTACCAGCCTTATGGATAGAACTAAAAATTTACAATCCCACAATAGTTCTTCAAATATTCCCTGTTAAGGAAGGACACATTTCTAAGGATCCCTCTCAAAAACAGTCCTACCATCACTATCTGAGATAAAAGATTGAATTGTGCACATAATTGTTTGCTTGTTGCCTCCCACATtaggatgtaagctccttgagggtaaggacatgtcttttgcctttcttgaaGTTCCCCATGTTAAGCATAGTGACTGACACATCATTAGCACAATAAATTCTGGGTAATTTAACTTACACATTAATGTATCTACCCAGATAGATCTATGGAGCAGAGGGACCATGAAAGTTTATGTAAAAGCACTGAGAAAAATTTGTCTAATTTCCAATAAAAGTTTTACAATGACTATAAGCCACAGTGGGTCACCCAAagaatatttcttattattttggaACTAGGCAGATACTATTTAATTCCAGAGGATTATAGGATTTGAAACTGGGGAGGACTCTGGGGGTAGAGTAGAATGAGAGAATGTTTGAGAAAACTGATGCCCAGAGATATTTAACTGGAAATTTATCCAAATCATAGTTCATGATTATTCTTACTAACATTGTTAAGAGCTAGGTTTGCATTTGTCTGCTAACTTGCTAagacatatttttcctttattacaagGTCGCCACCTAATGTCAAATAAGGGGAAGAGCAATTAATAAACTCaattatattatctttttcttaaGTCAAAGTTAATGAAACTAATATACAAGGAAAAATATTCTACGATCATTCAAATAATCATTGGATAAACATGAATTTATCACATTATACTTGGTGATAGAAAAATTTCAATCCTCAAATATATTTCCCCAAAGTTATCAGTTTTTAAGATATAAAATTGTAATGACCAATATTTGTAGTAGAGAACAGATAATCAAATATTCCTCTCAGAGACCTTGAGGCTCACAAAAGCAGATCATATATTAGGTTgcagttattatttattttccttaaatgatTATTACAAATCAATCTTAAATACTTTCTAGAGACTCTTTGCAGCATTCTGACATTGGTTATTGCAGGTTCTTAGAAAAAATTCAGTGCTATTTtatattgctgctgctgctgctgttgttgtcaCTTAGTCTTGTCCAACACTATTTGACCTCATGGATTTTatccttggagttttcttggcaaaaaaacaGGAGGTTTGCCATTTCGTTCTCCAGTATGTTCCTGGCATCATTGGCACAggatttttagcattcatttaagaCAACTCCACAAGAGAGATACTTTTTTTATGAACAATGGTAACATAGAACATCAAACCAGCATTTAACCAAGTTCCTCAAAAAGTGTTCTTTTCTGGTATTAAGTCTCCTTAAAAtgatattgcatatatataaacatatattatattatatataatatatatatacacacatatttcatAATATCTAATTCAAAATTCATTAGGCATCTTTACTCTATGCCCGATAGTAGAATTTTTACTATAATAAATATAGTCTCTTCGAAAGGACTTATggtagttttaagttttaataataaaaataatataaaaagattaTCTTTTAAAACTACATTTTTCCTAGTTACATATAAGGGCaatattttacattcatttaccccctcccttcttcccttaacTCTTCCCTCCATGAGATGATAAGCAACTTGATATATATGCTCATAAATGTTCAATGAGGCaaaacatattaccatattagtaatgttgtaaataaaaacacatacccaaagggaaaaaaaaaaaccatgaaaaaaataaggtggaaaatagtatgcttttgggtcagctaggtggtgtggtggataaagcactggccttggagttaggggtgcctgggttcaaatccagtctcagacacttaataattaccaagctgtgtggccttgggcaagtcacttaaccccattttccttgcaaaaaaaccatataaaaaaccagtatgctttgatctgcattcagataccataaagttctttctctggaggtaaatagcatttttttcatcacaagtgCTTTGGCATTGTCTTGGATTGCACTGCTGAGAATAAGTTGCAAAATCTCCAAGCTATTCAGACTTTTGGAACCCCTGTATAGAAACTCCTCATGGAGTGTACAATCTAGAAGGAACTGTATGAAACAAAAGCAATTGAATTCCAGTCCTTTGCCAAGTTTTGTTGAGTCTAACTCAAAATCTGTTTTCCATCCTCTTCTCTGTATTCATGCAACCATTAACCTCATCATCTCCAATACTGTAAGAGTTTCTTAATTAGTTTCCTGGCTTCCATTTGTTGTCTCTTCCAATCTATCCTTGACATAGTTCACAAAATGCGTCTTCCTAAGGATATCACTATCTCTATCACTCCttttctcaaaaatcttcaagTTCCTTTTTGTAACTCTCTTACAAAACCCTTTCTCTTACAAAACCCATTTGTTAATGCACACTTCCCCTTCAAATTGCCTTATATTTGCTCATCTATCTACGTGCTATGCCccactgttgttcagtcattttagtcatatccaactcttcatgacaccatctgGGATTTCAGTTTCCtactccagcttattttacagataaggaattgagagaaacaggcttaagtgacttgcttagctagctaataagtatctggggccagatttgaactcaggagataAGTCCTGACTTCATGCTCAGAACTctctctgccacccagctgccttatATCTTTACTTGGATATCTCCAAGTAAAATGCAGTGTGACCATATGAGTAGttgattaatgtttgttgaattgaataatacTAGGCATAATGAGTGCATAGGAAGAGTACTGAGtatcatgaaatattttaatataaaatggaCTTAATTTCATTGCTTTTGTATTTACTCAAGTAAAAACTATTGGTACAGACTATTGTCAGTAGCtgtctaataaatattgaattaggTATTAAGGAACATATCTAAAGATACAATATCTTATGGAAACTATTTAAAACGAAGAAAGAACAGTTTTCTAGTAAACCATCATATGAGAGATAATGaatccttgaaaaataaagatttccaCAGTAATTGAATGAGACTATAATTCCCTAAGCAACAAATATGAGAAACTGTTTTTTAATCACAATGCTAAATTGTGACTAATTCTTTAGACATTACTTTAATAGAAAGGCTCTTTTTTGAAAGTCGGGGGAAAAAGTACCTCTTTTGCTCGTTTTACTACTGCTTCAATTTCTCTGTTTACTGTATATAGCTCATTAGTAAGAGCTTCCAGCTTCTGATAGGCCCTTTCTTTGTCCTCTCTGGCTTCTGGCTCAGTGTAGTTTAACATGGTTTTCAAATTGGTCACCTTTTTAGATGGCTTCTCTTTAATTGTTTCAAGCCTTTGAAAAGATTTCTGGAGTTTTTCAATGGTTTTGTCCTGAGGGGTAGGAAGAGAACGATTATGATTCTggcattaatatttaaaaagcaaataaaaagggggggaacaGACATTTCTTAGTATTTAGTAAGAGCAAGGCTCTGagctaagtactttgcaaaattcatctcatttagaaatggaaattaaaacaactatgaggaacCACCTCACAATCAAACtgactaaaatgagaaaaagggaaaaatatcatTGTTGGAGACATTGTGGGAAGATTAGGACATTAATaccctgttggtggagttgtaaactgatccattcattctgaagagcaatagaGAACTATGCCCAGAAAACTGATCATAATGGCCCCATCACTCCTATCTTGAGAGTTATGCCATTTtataaagctctctctctctctctctctctctctctctctctctctctctctctctctctctctctcgcaaggcaatgggcttaagtggcttgcccaaggccacacaggtaggtaataaattatctgagggtggatttgaactcaggtactcctgacattGGTTATCGCAGGTTCTTAGAAAAAATTCAGTGCTATTTtatattgctgctgctgctgctgttgttgtcaCTTAGCCTTGTCCAACAGTATTTGACCTCATGGATTTTatccttggagttttcttggcaaaaaaccAGAAACTACCCCGTTTGCTTGCaaagaaaccctaaaaaaaaaccaaaaacaaaatgtCTTGTAGTAGAAGGGACATAAATAAGTGATTTCAAAGGTGGCATCGGTGGTCAAAACCACCCTGAACTGGCTGAGAAGTCCTCCAGTTGGGAGATTTATCCTGAAGGAGAGGCCAGAGAATAATAGGGTGTCCTAAAGGAGGGAGATTTGGGGTTCCCTCGCCAGGAATTTCCCCCAAATCTTTAAAGCCGATGGCTGCCTCCACACTTGAGGAGCAAGGCAGCCACTGGCTCACTGAGGTGGTAGCTGTCCTGGTGGGTtgagttaaagagaaaaaaactgtggTTTGAAGACAGGTTagaacagagaaagaacttttaaggaaaagattgagaagttatagTAGGGAAGATTCTTTATTCTTATCACTGTTTGGGAAAAATTCCTTATTTTCTGTTTGGGAAAAATTCCTTATTTTCTCCCTATTGGGGGAAGGGTGTGGTAGACTGAAGGCAAGGCAGCCTTGATCCTATCTGCCAACTGgttaagacttgaactctaaACTAAATCTGGCTGAGGTGTGTCTCACCCAGCCATGGGGTTGGGCATGAGATATCAAGTACTGAAGCCTTAAAAGGAAAGAGACCCCACCGCAGGCAAGATATatgattgggaaaggaagagaatataaaatccttgggTTAGGAGTTACATTTATTGAAAGGAcataatatttaatgaatgtcTCTGCTCTGGTTATATGGCCTAAGAGTGATGACTCTCACCATGTTTCTGAACTGGAGTTTTGGTAATCACTGtgagggttttaaaagaaggTTATTAGTTTTGTTACATTCTGACcgaatttgtacagaatgggaggaattaaataataaCCTAGATTATTAAaatggtttgggattttaaactgtATCGAAACACCTTTGAGTTAAAGGAAAGTGGTATTAGGTTAACTAAGAAGaaaatatgtgcatgtgtatgtattcatctacacacacacatacatacataaaactaAGAAGAAAACATATGTTATCAGGgaaatttactgatttcttttgggacaaAACTCTAGtacattacatttttattttgatggaGTTTCTGGAATGTGAATAC from Macrotis lagotis isolate mMagLag1 unplaced genomic scaffold, bilby.v1.9.chrom.fasta BILBYCTG115, whole genome shotgun sequence includes the following:
- the LOC141504114 gene encoding uncharacterized protein LOC141504114 encodes the protein MEDPHQFVSQSDSGKSFANGSKDQQETMIPKVQHPSFHPSWKNRAVMGQDKTIEKLQKSFQRLETIKEKPSKKVTNLKTMLNYTEPEAREDKERAYQKLEALTNELYTVNREIEAVVKRAKESPFDPPLEADSSPNSMLYFKRGANSVHTDFADLLVKNKTLQTEVCGSFTNRIFRENYSSINMGKNQADYNILTIFCTMLLGVYLLTMVFIRPKSLQREALNFVNSEVVFR